One Mangifera indica cultivar Alphonso chromosome 4, CATAS_Mindica_2.1, whole genome shotgun sequence genomic region harbors:
- the LOC123213072 gene encoding uncharacterized protein LOC123213072, translating to MAKLINNVSVCFFFLCLAAIAPRLLAHLQEEAAPDVPVSAEVGVPENSPKEADKVIVGSEDTPLDQVEAKKEPESEVEEQGNGETEAEGPTQDSSSSSGSSFPEAEKQADAPSPFSSFFSNKLGRFFP from the exons atggctaaacttataaataatgtatcagtttgtttcttcttcctgtGTTTGGCAGCCATTGCCCCAAGGTTGCTCGCACATTTGCAAGAAGAGGCTGCCCCCGACGTCCCCGTTTCCGCCGAAGTTGGCGT GCCTGAAAACTCCCCGAAGGAGGCAGACAAAGTCATAGTGGGAAGTGAGGATACGCCACTGGACCAAGTAGAGGCGAAGAAGGAGCCTGAATCTGAAGTTGAAGAGCAAGGAAACGGTGAGACAGAGGCAGAAGGGCCAACCCAAGACTCCAGCAGCAGCAGCGGCAGCTCTTTCCCCGAGGCTGAGAAACAGGCTGACGCGCCAAGCCCATTCTCCAGCTTTTTCTCCAACAAGTTGGGTAgatttttcccttaa
- the LOC123213989 gene encoding uncharacterized protein LOC123213989, which produces MYARRIKGRNQIWGSLFQSSKYLFRPNCLVHACARSLSHTAALTNPSPRSHRIGRYLLESFLSSAVAPGNCHTGFHVRSSIGLRSTQLRAYSSEGDGRNASENNQKPVTDGANLDKGEKGKTWPEKVSEDVKHCDAHARLGEQEQKEWLHNEKLTIENKKKESPFLTRRERFKNEFSRRVVPWEKINISWETFPYHIHEYTKNLLVECVASHLKHKKFAASFGGRLSSSSGRILLRSVPGTELYRERLVRALAQDLRVPLLVLDSNILAPYDFGDDYSSDEDNVESCEDCTSESEIEDENDTSNEDDCTSNNEAKSDCSDADADAEVTAEKALKKLVPYNLEDFEKTFAGEVETSSESPKSDGGEASDRLKQPLKKGDRVKYTGPSMRIEADDRPLTSGQRGEVYEVNGDRVAVILDVGDDSKVNEGEKDGKVAEQSTKPPIYWIDVKNIEQDLDTQAEDCYIAMEALCEVLNSMQPLIVYFPDSSQWLSRAAPRSNRKEFVRKVQEMFDQLSGPVVLICGQNKVETGSKEKEKFTMILPNFGRLAKLPLPLRRLTEGLKATKRSDDNEIYKLFTNVLSIYPPKEEDLLRTFNKQVEEDRRIVIYRSNLNELHKVLEENELSCVDLLHVNTDGVILTKQKAEKVVGWAKNHYLSSCELPSIKGERLFLPRESLEISISRLKEQETANRKPAQNLKSLAKDEYESNFVSAVVPPSEIGVKFDDVGALEDVKKALNELVILPMRRPELFSRGNLLRPCKGILLFGPPGTGKTLIAKALATEAGANFISITGSTLTSKWFGDAEKLTKALFSFASKLAPVIIFVDEVDSLLGARGGAFEHEATRRMRNEFMSAWDGLRSKESQKILILGATNRPFDLDDAVIRRLPRRIYVDLPDEKNRMKILSIFLAQENLEPNLQLQELAHATEGYSGSDLKNLCIAAAYIPVQELLEEERKMGKNDVSPVLRPLTLEDFIKSKTKVGPSVAYDAASMNELRKWNEQYGEGGSRRKSPFGF; this is translated from the exons ATGTATGCAAGGAGAATAAAGGGTAGGAATCAAATATGGGGTTCCCTGTTTCAgtcttcaaaatatttatttaggcCAAACTGCCTTGTTCATGCTTGTGCTCGATCTTTGAGCCATACTGCTGCATTGACAAACCCATCACCTCGCAGTCATAGAATAGGAAGATATTTGTTAGAATCATTTTTGTCTTCAGCTGTTGCTCCTGGAAACTGTCATACAGGTTTCCATGTGAGGTCCAGTATTGGTTTGAGAAGTACTCAATTGCGTGCCTACAGTTCTGAGGGTGATGGAAGGAATGCAAGTGAGAATAATCAGAAACCTGTTACTGATGGTGCTAACTTGGATAAGGGAGAGAAGGGAAAGACATGGCCTGAGAAAGTCAGTGAAGATGTGAAACACTGTGATGCCCATGCTCGACTTGGGGAACAAGAACAAAAGGAATGGCTACATAATGAGAAACTAACCATtgagaataaaaagaaagaatcgCCATTTTTGACTAGACGTGAAAGGTTCAAAAATGAGTTCTCGCGGAGGGTTGTTCCATGGGAGAAAATAAACATTTCTTGGGAGACATTTCCTTACCACATTCA tGAGTACACCAAAAATCTTTTGGTTGAATGTGTTGCTTCGCATTTGAAACATAAGAAGTTTGCTGCTTCGTTTGGTGGTCGTCTGTCCTCTTCTAGTGGGAGAATATTGCTTCGAAGTGTACCAG GCACTGAGCTTTATCGGGAGAGATTAGTTAGAGCACTTGCACAAGATTTACGAGTTCCACTCTTGGTGCTTGACAGCAACATTCTTGCTCCTTAT GATTTTGGTGATGATTACTCATCAGATGAAGATAACGTGGAATCCTGTGAGGATTGTACTTCAGAGTCAGAGATTGAGGATGAAAATGACACTAGTAATGAAGATGACTGCACAAGCAATAATGAGGCCAAATCAGATTGTAGTGATGCTGATGCTGATGCAGAGGTTACTGCTGAGAAAGCTCTTAAGAAGCTTGTTCCTTACAACCTCGAAGATTTCGAGAAG ACATTTGCTGGAGAAGTTGAGACTTCTTCTGAGTCCCCAAAGTCTGACGGTGGTGAGGCTTCTGATCGATTGAAACAGCCACTGAAGAAAG GGGATCGAGTGAAATACACTGGGCCTTCTATGCGGATTGAAGCTGATGACAG GCCTTTAACCAGTGGGCAACGTGGGGAGGTATATGAGGTGAATGGAGACCGAGTTGCAGTTATTTTGGATGTTGGCGATGATAGTAAAGTGAATGAAGGAGAGAAGGATGGAAAAGTGGCAGAGCAGTCTACAAAACCACCAATTTATTGGATAGATG TGAAGAACATTGAGCAGGATTTGGATACCCAGGCAGAGGATTGCTATATCGCAATGGAGGCATTATGTGAG GTTTTGAACTCCATGCAACCTCTTATTGTCTATTTCCCAGATTCTTCTCAGTGGTTGTCCAGGGCAGCTCCCAGGTCTAATCGTAAGGAGTTTGTCCGTAAGGTGCAGGAGATGTTTGACCAATTATCAGGCCCAGTAGTTTTGATTTGTGGCCAGAACAAAGTTGAAACTGGGtccaaggaaaaagaaaaattt ACAATGATACTCCCAAATTTTGGTCGGCTTGCTAAGCTG CCTCTCCCCCTTAGGCGCCTTACTGAGGGACTTAAAGCAACAAAGAGATCTgatgataatgaaatttataaGCTCTTCACCAATGTTTTATCTATATATCCACCCAAG GAGGAAGATCTCCTCAGAACATTTAATAAGCAGGTTGAAGAGGACAGAAGAATTGTAATATATAGAagtaatttaaatgaattacaTAAG GTTCTTGAGGAAAATGAGCTGTCATGTGTTGATCTGTTGCATGTAAACACCGATGGTGTGATACTGACAAAGCAGA AAGCTGAGAAAGTTGTTGGTTGGGCAAAAAATCATTACTTGTCATCTTGTGAGCTTCCTTCCATAAAAGGGGAGCGACTGTTCCTGCCTCGTGAAAG CCTTGAGATTTCTATTTCGAGGTTGAAGGAGCAAGAAACTGCAAATAGAAAGCCTGCCCAGAACTTGAAG AGCCTTGCAAAGGATGAGTATGAGAGTAATTTTGTCTCAGCTGTGGTACCTCCCAGTGAAATTGGTGTGAAATTTGATGATGTTGGTGCTCTCGAAGATGTGAAAAAGGCCTTGAATGAACTTGTCATTCTTCCAATGAGGAGACCTGAGCTCTTTTCTCGTGGAAATTTGTTAAGG CCATGCAAAGGAATATTACTTTTTGGACCTCCTGGAACTGGTAAAACCCTCATTGCGAAGGCACTTGCTACAGAAGCAGGAGCAAACTTTATCAGCATAACTGGCTCGACTCTTACTTCAAAG TGGTTTGGTGATGCCGAAAAGCTTACCAAGGCTCTCTTCTCTTTTGCCAGCAAGCTGGCACCTGTAATAATATTTGTTGATGAG GTTGACAGTTTGCTTGGTGCTCGAGGTGGTGCATTTGAGCATGAGGCAACTAGAAGAATGAGAAATGAGTTCATGTCTGCATGGGATGGATTGAGGTCCAAAGAAAGCCAGAAGATCCTTATCCTTGGTGCTACAAATCGTCCGTTTGATCTTGATGATGCAGTCATTCGCCGCTTACCTAGGAG GATATATGTGGACCTACCAGATGAAAAAAATCGTATGAAGATTTTAAGCATTTTTCTTGCACAAGAAAATTTGGAACCTAATTTACAATTGCAGGAACTTGCACACGCAACCGAGGGATATTCTGGCAGTGATTTGAAG AACCTCTGTATTGCTGCAGCATATATACCTGTTCAAGAACTTTTAGAGGAAGAAAGGAAG ATGGGCAAAAATGATGTATCTCCGGTACTGAGGCCTCTTACTTTGGaggattttattaaatcaaaaactAAG GTTGGTCCATCTGTTGCATATGATGCTGCGAGCATGAATGAGTTGAGAAAATGGAATGAACAGTATGGAGAAGGCGGGAGCAGGAGAAAATCACCTTTTGGTTTCTGA
- the LOC123213071 gene encoding 4-hydroxybenzoate polyprenyltransferase, mitochondrial-like isoform X3 translates to MAIFLLSRASRSRLLKPSLSLLANTTKSTVISHSHPILNPNLNPFPSFQRWTPNLEESLRFVSIARICSTPSGSAEKEDKKSGNNSYDISWIDLYLPKTARPYARLARLDKPIGTWLLAWPCMWSITMAAAPGHLPDLKMLTLFGCGSLLLRGAGCTVNDLIDRDIDTKVERTKLRPVASGLLTPLEGLCFLGFQLLLGLGILLQLNNYSRILGASSLLLVFSYPLMKRFTFWPQAYLGLTFNWGALLGWAAVKGSLDPAVVFPMYISGVFWTLVYDTIYAHQDKDDDLKVGVKSTALRFGDSTKKWISGFGIACVSGLALSGFNADIGWPYYAFLVAASGHLGWQIWTVDLSSRADCNRKFVSNKWFGAIVCGGILFGRFMQ, encoded by the exons ATGGCCATTTTTTTGCTTTCTAGAGCTTCACGATCCAGATTACTAAAACCCTCTTTGTCTCTCTTGGCCAACACGACTAAATCAACAGTCATCTCTCATTCTCATCCCATATTAAATCCTAATTTAAACCCATTTCCTTCTTTTCAACGTTGGACTCCGAATCTCGAAGAAAGTCTTAGATTCGTCTCCATTGCTAGAATTTGTTCTACACCTTCAGGTTCAGCcgagaaagaagataaaaaaagtGGTAATAATAGCTATGACATTTCATGGATTGACTTATATCTACCCAAAACAGCCAGGCCTTATGCGAGGCTTGCTCGCCTTGATAAGCCCATTGGGACTTGGCTGTTGGCTTGGCCTTGTATGTGGTCAATTACAATGGCCGCGGCCCCTGGACACCTCCCTGATTTAAAGATGTTGACTCTATTTGGCTGCGGCTCTCTGCTTTTAAGAGGTGCTGGATGTACCGTTAATGATCTCATTGATAGAGATATTGATACAAAG GTGGAACGTACAAAGTTGAGGCCAGTTGCTAGTGGTCTTTTGACACCTTTGGAAGGGCTTTGTTTTCTTGGATTTCAATTGCTTTTGGGTCTTGGGATTCTCCttcaattgaataattataG CCGTATTTTGGGGGCTTCATCCTTGTTGCTAGTCTTCTCTTACCCCCTCATGAAGAGGTTCACCTTTTGG CCTCAAGCATATCTGGGCTTGACCTTTAATTGGGGAGCCTTATTAGGGTGGGCTGCAGTTAAGGGGAGTTTAGATCCAGCTGTTGTGTTTCCAATGTACATTTCAGGAGTTTTTTGGACACTTGtgtatgatacaatatatgCACATCAG GATAAAGATGATGATCTGAAAGTTGGTGTGAAGTCTACTGCTTTAAGATTTGGAGATTCAACTAAAAAGTGGATTTCTGGGTTTGGAATTGCATGTGTTAGCGGCCTTGCCCTCAGTGGATTCAATGCTGATATTG GGTGGCCATATTATGCATTTTTGGTGGCAGCATCTGGACATTTAGGTTGGCAAATATGGACAGTTGACCTTTCAAGCCGTGCTGATTGTAATAGAAA ATTTGTGTCCAACAAATGGTTTGGTGCCATTGTTTGTGGTGGGATTCTATTCGGAAGATTCATGCAATAA
- the LOC123213071 gene encoding 4-hydroxybenzoate polyprenyltransferase, mitochondrial-like isoform X1, with protein sequence MAIFLLSRASRSRLLKPSLSLLANTTKSTVISHSHPILNPNLNPFPSFQRWTPNLEESLRFVSIARICSTPSGSAEKEDKKSGNNSYDISWIDLYLPKTARPYARLARLDKPIGTWLLAWPCMWSITMAAAPGHLPDLKMLTLFGCGSLLLRGAGCTVNDLIDRDIDTKVERTKLRPVASGLLTPLEGLCFLGFQLLLGLGILLQLNNYSRILGASSLLLVFSYPLMKRFTFWPQAYLGLTFNWGALLGWAAVKGSLDPAVVFPMYISGVFWTLVYDTIYAHQDKDDDLKVGVKSTALRFGDSTKKWISGFGIACVSGLALSGFNADIGWPYYAFLVAASGHLGWQIWTVDLSSRADCNRKCQLADSIQCFYFLVPDLCPTNGLVPLFVVGFYSEDSCNKGVASSQVELQGSNARTGLFTNLEIDYKPGEFCYLSKGCVI encoded by the exons ATGGCCATTTTTTTGCTTTCTAGAGCTTCACGATCCAGATTACTAAAACCCTCTTTGTCTCTCTTGGCCAACACGACTAAATCAACAGTCATCTCTCATTCTCATCCCATATTAAATCCTAATTTAAACCCATTTCCTTCTTTTCAACGTTGGACTCCGAATCTCGAAGAAAGTCTTAGATTCGTCTCCATTGCTAGAATTTGTTCTACACCTTCAGGTTCAGCcgagaaagaagataaaaaaagtGGTAATAATAGCTATGACATTTCATGGATTGACTTATATCTACCCAAAACAGCCAGGCCTTATGCGAGGCTTGCTCGCCTTGATAAGCCCATTGGGACTTGGCTGTTGGCTTGGCCTTGTATGTGGTCAATTACAATGGCCGCGGCCCCTGGACACCTCCCTGATTTAAAGATGTTGACTCTATTTGGCTGCGGCTCTCTGCTTTTAAGAGGTGCTGGATGTACCGTTAATGATCTCATTGATAGAGATATTGATACAAAG GTGGAACGTACAAAGTTGAGGCCAGTTGCTAGTGGTCTTTTGACACCTTTGGAAGGGCTTTGTTTTCTTGGATTTCAATTGCTTTTGGGTCTTGGGATTCTCCttcaattgaataattataG CCGTATTTTGGGGGCTTCATCCTTGTTGCTAGTCTTCTCTTACCCCCTCATGAAGAGGTTCACCTTTTGG CCTCAAGCATATCTGGGCTTGACCTTTAATTGGGGAGCCTTATTAGGGTGGGCTGCAGTTAAGGGGAGTTTAGATCCAGCTGTTGTGTTTCCAATGTACATTTCAGGAGTTTTTTGGACACTTGtgtatgatacaatatatgCACATCAG GATAAAGATGATGATCTGAAAGTTGGTGTGAAGTCTACTGCTTTAAGATTTGGAGATTCAACTAAAAAGTGGATTTCTGGGTTTGGAATTGCATGTGTTAGCGGCCTTGCCCTCAGTGGATTCAATGCTGATATTG GGTGGCCATATTATGCATTTTTGGTGGCAGCATCTGGACATTTAGGTTGGCAAATATGGACAGTTGACCTTTCAAGCCGTGCTGATTGTAATAGAAA ATGTCAACTTGCTGATTCCATTCAATGCTTCTATTTTCTGGTACCAGATTTGTGTCCAACAAATGGTTTGGTGCCATTGTTTGTGGTGGGATTCTATTCGGAAGATTCATGCAATAAAG GTGTTGCCTCTTCTCAGGTGGAACTGCAGGGCTCCAATGCTCGGACTGGGCTGTTTACTAACTTGGAAATAGATTATAAGCCTGGCGAATTTTGCTACTTATCTAAAGGATGTGTTATATAA
- the LOC123213071 gene encoding 4-hydroxybenzoate polyprenyltransferase, mitochondrial-like isoform X2 → MAIFLLSRASRSRLLKPSLSLLANTTKSTVISHSHPILNPNLNPFPSFQRWTPNLEESLRFVSIARICSTPSGSAEKEDKKSGNNSYDISWIDLYLPKTARPYARLARLDKPIGTWLLAWPCMWSITMAAAPGHLPDLKMLTLFGCGSLLLRGAGCTVNDLIDRDIDTKVERTKLRPVASGLLTPLEGLCFLGFQLLLGLGILLQLNNYSRILGASSLLLVFSYPLMKRFTFWPQAYLGLTFNWGALLGWAAVKGSLDPAVVFPMYISGVFWTLVYDTIYAHQDKDDDLKVGVKSTALRFGDSTKKWISGFGIACVSGLALSGFNADIGWPYYAFLVAASGHLGWQIWTVDLSSRADCNRKCQLADSIQCFYFLVPDLCPTNGLVPLFVVGFYSEDSCNKGGTAGLQCSDWAVY, encoded by the exons ATGGCCATTTTTTTGCTTTCTAGAGCTTCACGATCCAGATTACTAAAACCCTCTTTGTCTCTCTTGGCCAACACGACTAAATCAACAGTCATCTCTCATTCTCATCCCATATTAAATCCTAATTTAAACCCATTTCCTTCTTTTCAACGTTGGACTCCGAATCTCGAAGAAAGTCTTAGATTCGTCTCCATTGCTAGAATTTGTTCTACACCTTCAGGTTCAGCcgagaaagaagataaaaaaagtGGTAATAATAGCTATGACATTTCATGGATTGACTTATATCTACCCAAAACAGCCAGGCCTTATGCGAGGCTTGCTCGCCTTGATAAGCCCATTGGGACTTGGCTGTTGGCTTGGCCTTGTATGTGGTCAATTACAATGGCCGCGGCCCCTGGACACCTCCCTGATTTAAAGATGTTGACTCTATTTGGCTGCGGCTCTCTGCTTTTAAGAGGTGCTGGATGTACCGTTAATGATCTCATTGATAGAGATATTGATACAAAG GTGGAACGTACAAAGTTGAGGCCAGTTGCTAGTGGTCTTTTGACACCTTTGGAAGGGCTTTGTTTTCTTGGATTTCAATTGCTTTTGGGTCTTGGGATTCTCCttcaattgaataattataG CCGTATTTTGGGGGCTTCATCCTTGTTGCTAGTCTTCTCTTACCCCCTCATGAAGAGGTTCACCTTTTGG CCTCAAGCATATCTGGGCTTGACCTTTAATTGGGGAGCCTTATTAGGGTGGGCTGCAGTTAAGGGGAGTTTAGATCCAGCTGTTGTGTTTCCAATGTACATTTCAGGAGTTTTTTGGACACTTGtgtatgatacaatatatgCACATCAG GATAAAGATGATGATCTGAAAGTTGGTGTGAAGTCTACTGCTTTAAGATTTGGAGATTCAACTAAAAAGTGGATTTCTGGGTTTGGAATTGCATGTGTTAGCGGCCTTGCCCTCAGTGGATTCAATGCTGATATTG GGTGGCCATATTATGCATTTTTGGTGGCAGCATCTGGACATTTAGGTTGGCAAATATGGACAGTTGACCTTTCAAGCCGTGCTGATTGTAATAGAAA ATGTCAACTTGCTGATTCCATTCAATGCTTCTATTTTCTGGTACCAGATTTGTGTCCAACAAATGGTTTGGTGCCATTGTTTGTGGTGGGATTCTATTCGGAAGATTCATGCAATAAAG GTGGAACTGCAGGGCTCCAATGCTCGGACTGGGCTGTTTACTAA
- the LOC123212765 gene encoding uncharacterized protein LOC123212765 has protein sequence MAKLINNVSVCFFFLCLAVITPRLLAHFEEGAPPAVPVTDAVGKAENTAQEADAAAHEPSAATGGSGVSTPLNEAGMTEAEGPTQDLSSGSSFPPAEEPAPFSSFFSNKMGRFFP, from the exons atggctaaacttataaataatgtatcagtttgtttcttcttcctgtGTTTGGCAGTTATTACCCCAAGGTTGCTCGCACATTTTGAAGAAGGGGCTCCCCCCGCCGTCCCCGTTACCGATGCAGTTGGCAA GGCTGAAAACACCGCACAGGAGGCAGACGCAGCCGCGCATGAGCCAAGCGCAGCCACAGGGGGAAGTGGCGTTAGCACGCCTCTGAACGAAGCAGGGATGACAGAGGCTGAAGGGCCAACCCAAGACTTAAGCAGCGGCAGCTCTTTCCCCCCGGCTGAAGAGCCAGCCCCGTTCTCCAGCTTTTTTTCCAACAAGATGGGTAgatttttcccttaa